GGTATAAACATCTATAGTAGGCCATCAATGGCTGACGGCCCAAGTGCTCTAGACtttgaggaggatgaggagtgtTGGATACGTCTGGAAGATTACAGGATGCTTCTTACCAGGACAATTGAGCCCTCACGAATAATACCGTACTTAAGGCAGTGCAAGGTGCTAAACGGTGAGGACGAAGAACAGATTTACAACGATCCCAGTCTGATTGTCAGAGGGCGAAAAGTAGGTAAGGAACTTTTAGAAAGTGAGCACGTGCCACCACCACCATTTTCTCACATACGTGGTTCATGGTTTAGAAATGGTGTTTTTGGCTAGGTATGATGCTGGATCTTTTACAAAGGACTGGTCTGAAGGGCTACGTGGCATTCTTAGAGAGTCTGGAGTTGAATTACCCTCAACTCTATCAGAAAATCACAGGGAAGGAGCCTACCCGAGTCTTCTCTGTACTTATGGGTTAGTTCACTGTCAGATGTTCACAAATGGATTTGTTGGTCTGTCTATTCATTACAGATTAATAATTTACTTGTAAAGCCCAAATATACAAACCTGTATTTCATTTCTTGCCATTCAGATACAGCAGGTGAGTCAGGACTAACTCAGTTCCTCATGAGTGAGGTGACTCGCCTACAGAAAGCTTTTCAGGACGAACGCAAAGGGAGACTGAAAGCCGCAGCCCGCGCAGCAGAGCAAGTCGACACCATTCGTCAGCTCCAGACACGTGAACGTGAGCTTCACGTGCAGCAAGAGCGTGTGCAGCACATGAGGGAGGAGCAGGACCAGCTCTGGAATGAAGCACGACACTTGAAGGATGAGAACTACCGGCTGATGCATGACGTGACTCGCCTGAGCGAAGAGAAAAACTGCGCGCTCATGTGCAATAGAGACTTACAGCTGCAGGTTATACACATTACtccaatataatatataaaaatatatttttttcatgtaaTTATCTCTAAATATTATATTTGATGTATCATATTTCAAGACCATGTTGGTTTGGTCTTTAAAGGATTCTCTGTATAACTTGTACTACTTATTCCAGTATTCTTATTGTGCTATAGCAAAATTGAAgttggtttgaaaaaatgtAAGCCTTGACAAAGTATGTCTGCATTCACTGTCAGATTGAAAGACTGAAACACAGTTTAATGAATGCGGAGAGCGATTCAAAGATTCATCGCAAACGCACAATGACACTGAAAAATGCCATGGAGCAGAGGCCCAGTCAGGAAACCATCTGGCAGCTGCAGAAGGAAAATGATCTCCTCAGAGCTCAAGTTCAGGAGCTCCAGAGTTCTCAGGTAAAcccaaaaaaaacattaaagctgCGTCCTCACAGCTTGAACGAAATCTGCatgatgtgtttttgttttgttttttttttcttccccagCAGGTCCAAATTCCAACCGAGCATGAGAAGATGAGCATTCATTGTCTGGAAGATTTCAAAAACCAAAGCCAGGAACATCAGAAGCTGTTGAACAACATATACCGACTACGCAGGGATCTGCACAATGCTGAGGTGTTGCGAGATAAGGTttgtgaaaacattttttaagtgcGATATCGGTCTAGACCCCTTCAGtcacacattattcacacaccGCTTCTTACGAGAGCTGTGTTACACTTGCAGACACTGGAGAAGAAGGAAGAACTGGAGTTGAAGTGTGCAATGTTTAAAAAGGACTCCAGAATGTACTGCCTTCGCATGGAGGACATCTTGACGCAGCTGGATGAGGTCATCAAAGAGAGAGACGTGGTGAAGACAGCGAACGACTTCACCTTTGTGTTTTAGCGGCTTACCACTCTGCTGAAATATTCTTGTATTACAGTCTCTGTTATTCAGTAAAATACCCCTTTTTTGTTCAAAAGGCCATTTCTTCAAGAGAAGAATGCCATCAGGAGAACTGTAAATATCTCCAAGACAAGGATAGGTACCGGAAACAGATCCGGAAACTGGGAGAGTGTTATGATGAGCTGCAAGTTCAGCTCTTCCGGACTGAAGCAGAACTCTTCACTCTCCAGGCAAAATTTCGCAAACAGAAACACTTACAGGAAACATCAACAGTAAGTGACTCCAGCTTTATTATACCAAGAAATGAGTCTGAGTTGTGATGTGGTGTTTTGGTTCTATGGCTTAGGCTGATTGCAAGATGTACTGCTGACTTTCATTAACATCGGAATGCATGTGTGATGGATTTATCATTTTTACTTTCATAAACAGATATCTGGTCTATTAAATGTTTCAC
The genomic region above belongs to Brachyhypopomus gauderio isolate BG-103 chromosome 3, BGAUD_0.2, whole genome shotgun sequence and contains:
- the card9 gene encoding caspase recruitment domain-containing protein 9 isoform X4: MMLDLLQRTGLKGYVAFLESLELNYPQLYQKITGKEPTRVFSVLMDTAGESGLTQFLMSEVTRLQKAFQDERKGRLKAAARAAEQVDTIRQLQTRERELHVQQERVQHMREEQDQLWNEARHLKDENYRLMHDVTRLSEEKNCALMCNRDLQLQIERLKHSLMNAESDSKIHRKRTMTLKNAMEQRPSQETIWQLQKENDLLRAQVQELQSSQQVQIPTEHEKMSIHCLEDFKNQSQEHQKLLNNIYRLRRDLHNAEVLRDKTLEKKEELELKCAMFKKDSRMYCLRMEDILTQLDEVIKERDVAISSREECHQENCKYLQDKDRYRKQIRKLGECYDELQVQLFRTEAELFTLQAKFRKQKHLQETSTTAEEICSTELKSQTSEEDAKDKDEKDISENSQSPTSGEDNMCISIKDPCLSEPKEEDFREWMLNEELSSSYNPRPRCNFYYRRKRALRTKPTVKDYAKERSQSVLDNTSGSDNTDTDGM
- the card9 gene encoding caspase recruitment domain-containing protein 9 isoform X1, which translates into the protein MADGPSALDFEEDEECWIRLEDYRMLLTRTIEPSRIIPYLRQCKVLNGEDEEQIYNDPSLIVRGRKVGMMLDLLQRTGLKGYVAFLESLELNYPQLYQKITGKEPTRVFSVLMDTAGESGLTQFLMSEVTRLQKAFQDERKGRLKAAARAAEQVDTIRQLQTRERELHVQQERVQHMREEQDQLWNEARHLKDENYRLMHDVTRLSEEKNCALMCNRDLQLQIERLKHSLMNAESDSKIHRKRTMTLKNAMEQRPSQETIWQLQKENDLLRAQVQELQSSQQVQIPTEHEKMSIHCLEDFKNQSQEHQKLLNNIYRLRRDLHNAEVLRDKTLEKKEELELKCAMFKKDSRMYCLRMEDILTQLDEVIKERDVAISSREECHQENCKYLQDKDRYRKQIRKLGECYDELQVQLFRTEAELFTLQAKFRKQKHLQETSTTAEEICSTELKSQTSEEDAKDKDEKDISENSQSPTSGEDNMCISIKDPCLSEPKEEDFREWMLNEELSSSYNPRPRCNFYYRRKRALRTKPTVKDYAKERSQSVLDNTSGSDNTDTDGM
- the card9 gene encoding caspase recruitment domain-containing protein 9 isoform X5 yields the protein MADGPSALDFEEDEECWIRLEDYRMLLTRTIEPSRIIPYLRQCKVLNGEDEEQIYNDPSLIVRGRKVGMMLDLLQRTGLKGYVAFLESLELNYPQLYQKITGKEPTRVFSVLMDTAGESGLTQFLMSEVTRLQKAFQDERKGRLKAAARAAEQVDTIRQLQTRERELHVQQERVQHMREEQDQLWNEARHLKDENYRLMHDVTRLSEEKNCALMCNRDLQLQIERLKHSLMNAESDSKIHRKRTMTLKNAMEQRPSQETIWQLQKENDLLRAQVQELQSSQQVQIPTEHEKMSIHCLEDFKNQSQEHQKLLNNIYRLRRDLHNAEVLRDKTLEKKEELELKCAMFKKDSRMYCLRMEDILTQLDEVIKERDVAISSREECHQENCKYLQDKDRYRKQIRKLGECYDELQVQLFRTEAELFTLQAKFRKQKHLQETSTTAEEICSTELKSQTSEEDAKDKDEKGVDAQRGIVI
- the card9 gene encoding caspase recruitment domain-containing protein 9 isoform X2, whose translation is MADGPSALDFEEDEECWIRLEDYRMLLTRTIEPSRIIPYLRQCKVLNGEDEEQIYNDPSLIVRGRKVGMMLDLLQRTGLKGYVAFLESLELNYPQLYQKITGKEPTRVFSVLMDTAGESGLTQFLMSEVTRLQKAFQDERKGRLKAAARAAEQVDTIRQLQTRERELHVQQERVQHMREEQDQLWNEARHLKDENYRLMHDVTRLSEEKNCALMCNRDLQLQIERLKHSLMNAESDSKIHRKRTMTLKNAMEQRPSQETIWQLQKENDLLRAQVQELQSSQVQIPTEHEKMSIHCLEDFKNQSQEHQKLLNNIYRLRRDLHNAEVLRDKTLEKKEELELKCAMFKKDSRMYCLRMEDILTQLDEVIKERDVAISSREECHQENCKYLQDKDRYRKQIRKLGECYDELQVQLFRTEAELFTLQAKFRKQKHLQETSTTAEEICSTELKSQTSEEDAKDKDEKDISENSQSPTSGEDNMCISIKDPCLSEPKEEDFREWMLNEELSSSYNPRPRCNFYYRRKRALRTKPTVKDYAKERSQSVLDNTSGSDNTDTDGM
- the card9 gene encoding caspase recruitment domain-containing protein 9 isoform X3 encodes the protein MADGPSALDFEEDEECWIRLEDYRMLLTRTIEPSRIIPYLRQCKVLNGEDEEQIYNDPSLIVRGRKVGMMLDLLQRTGLKGYVAFLESLELNYPQLYQKITGKEPTRVFSVLMDTAGESGLTQFLMSEVTRLQKAFQDERKGRLKAAARAAEQVDTIRQLQTRERELHVQQERVQHMREEQDQLWNEARHLKDENYRLMHDVTRLSEEKNCALMCNRDLQLQIERLKHSLMNAESDSKIHRKRTMTLKNAMEQRPSQETIWQLQKENDLLRAQVQELQSSQQVQIPTEHEKMSIHCLEDFKNQSQEHQKLLNNIYRLRRDLHNAEVLRDKTLEKKEELELKCAMFKKDSRMYCLRMEDILTQLDEAISSREECHQENCKYLQDKDRYRKQIRKLGECYDELQVQLFRTEAELFTLQAKFRKQKHLQETSTTAEEICSTELKSQTSEEDAKDKDEKDISENSQSPTSGEDNMCISIKDPCLSEPKEEDFREWMLNEELSSSYNPRPRCNFYYRRKRALRTKPTVKDYAKERSQSVLDNTSGSDNTDTDGM